One genomic window of Quercus robur chromosome 6, dhQueRobu3.1, whole genome shotgun sequence includes the following:
- the LOC126690118 gene encoding uncharacterized protein LOC126690118, with protein sequence MANEVSSILENMRLTTEEEETIEIPNDGRKERLENCALSLIGKFLTCLPFNKRAAISTLKRAWRLEEAVQIVEVGTNLFQLKFHSEFEMNRVLKGGPWSFDNQVLMLLQWKVGMTAENVKFESVSLWIQIWGAPFNLMSPKVAEAVGSKLGSVVEVEKNRKTEGQSYFMRVKVIVPLTKPIRRGAFLAGSKGKRHWVTFKYERLPLFCHYCGLRGHNLKHCAAYFGATKNEGEVRCQYDDWLKALGGRNRSPPHRNTVRENASGEDHRDENRTT encoded by the coding sequence ATGGCAAATGAAGTTTCGAGTATATTGGAGAACATGCGATTGACTACAGAAGAAGAGGAGACTATCGAGATTCCGAATGATGGAAGGAAAGAAAGGCTGGAGAATTGTGCACTTAGTCTAATTGGGAAGTTCCTCACTTGTCTCCCCTTCAATAAGAGAGCGGCTATATCTACATTGAAAAGAGCATGGAGATTGGAGGAGGCGGTCCAGATTGTTGAGGTGGGCACAAACCTGTTTCAACTCAAGTTCCACTCTGAGTTTGAGATGAATCGGGTGCTTAAGGGTGGGCCGTGGTCTTTTGACAACCAGGTTCTGATGCTGCTTCAATGGAAGGTAGGGATGACGGCGGAAAACGTCAAATTTGAATCTGTTTCTCTATGGATACAAATATGGGGCGCTCCTTTTAATCTGATGTCGCCTAAGGTTGCAGAGGCGGTGGGAAGTAAACTGGGGTCGGTGGTCGAAGTGGAGAAGAACAGGAAAACGGAGGGGCAGAGCTATTTTATGAGGGTTAAAGTCATTGTTCCGTTAACAAAACCGATTCGAAGGGGTGCATTCTTGGCTGGTTCAAAGGGTAAGCGGCACTGGGTTACTTTCAAGTATGAAAGGCTCCCACTGTTTTGCCATTATTGTGGGTTACGAGGACACAATTTAAAGCACTGTGCTGCATACTTCGGTGCAACTAAGAATGAAGGAGAGGTAAGGTGTCAATACGATGATTGGTTGAAGGCTTTAGGTGGCCGAAATCGTTCACCTCCTCACCGGAATACTGTCAGGGAGAATGCAAGTGGGGAGGATCACCGGGATGAGAATCGGACTACTTAG
- the LOC126690119 gene encoding uncharacterized protein LOC126690119 yields MKLLKWNCQGLGNSWTIQSLHKLVRDQAPTVCFLMETRLDKKGFAKHGRDLPFQNKFIVKKPYSGGGGGLALLWKSEVRLDVLNYIENHILAKVVEDDGFTWFLTGFYGWLEDSEKKKSWVLLSHISSFVDGPWCCIGIDRDFRRSGSRGFRFEESWLMWEDCEGVVMDSWTNSGGEVAGLRATVDKIKECGADLLAWGSAKTAPAVNEIKMLTKKIEKMNEEELMEESREERCKRNFIQGIQNQHGNWVEDIGEVAEVAINYFETIFHSGTYERMEECLNTVPQKMTTEITEELTRLYSVEEVKTALFQMGPTKAPGPDGMNALFYQKFWHIVGNDVCSAVLDFLNSGTMLPEINYTHIVLIPKVKSPEKMTDFRPISLCNIIYKIISKVLANRLKIILPQLISPTQSAFVPGRLITDNVLLAYETLHAMHGRKKGKKGTLALKLDVSKAYDQVEWDFLKGMMIRLGFLGVWINRVMSCVSTPSISVRINGKAYGNIIPSRGLRQGDPLSPYLFLLCAEGFTSLLSKAEFEGRLHGVQICRRAPCISHLLFADDSLIFFQANQEEVQEVSNTLHLYAEASGQCINFEKSSAYFSSNTSERQRQWIKQALGVREVDRFDSYLGLLTLVGRAKYQTFAYLKERVWKKLQGWKGKMLSRARKEVLIKAVAQSIPTYTMGVFLLPEGGMGFRDIRSFNLAMLAKQGWRLTQDQDSLLTRCFKTKYFPRCSFLEAADCPNSSYVWKSVLVAQNILQTGCYWRVGTGSSIRVKEDKWIPNHPENKVLFPTENDEWEWRVLELIDWNVHRWDRERIYMCFNQFDTEAILKITLSRRHVQDRLVWKFGRKGKYEVKSGYHMARMLDGDTNGREESAVPRRNHRLWNQLWQLHEDRCDLCRRYPETIVHAIWDCSAAQDVWAGSTVRIQKCGGEFDDFMQLFHAMMAKLSVEELETFLVQCWLIWHHRNSLLYGGSMQHPVQLNKRATDYLKEYQEAQSSLAVGSLYKLNFDAAIFANSSGIGVVIRNAAGEVMTALSARGAVVINSEEAEAMACRKALEFAIDAGFSELVVEGDNSVVLSSVSSTNPDWSCLGVIYDYIRHLAAGLHYVSFNCIRRGANSIAHSLARYANVLDEEVVWLEDSLPPAHDALYFDSSFLNE; encoded by the exons ATGAAACTCCTCAAGtggaactgccaagggcttgggaactCTTGGACAATTCAAAGCCTTCACAAGTTAGTGAGGGATCAAGCTCCCACAGTCTGTTTCCTAATGGAGACTAGACTGGATAAAAAAGGTTTTGCTAAACATGGTAGAGATTTGCCTTTTCAGAATAAGTTCATTGTTAAGAAACCTTATtctggagggggggggggattagCATTGTTATGGAAATCTGAAGTTCGGTTAGATGTTCTTAACTACATAGAAAATCACATATTAGCGAAGGTGGTTGAGGATGATGGTTTCACTTGGTTTTTGACTGGGTTCTATGGGTGGCTAGAAGATAGTGAGAAAAAGAAGTCTTGGGTGCTTTTATCTCATATTTCCTCGTTTGTGGATGGGCCATGGTGTTGTATAG GTATAGACCGTGACTTCAGGAGGAGTGGGTCTCGTGGTTTCAGGTTTGAAGAATCTTGGCTGATGTGGGAGGATTGTGAAGGAGTGGTAATGGATTCTTGGACCAATTCGGGTGGTGAGGTTGCTGGTCTACGTGCAACAGTGGACAAAATTAAGGAATGTGGGGCGGATTTACTGGCTTGGGGTTCGGCCAAAACAGCTCCTGCTGtgaatgaaataaaaatgttaaCTAAAAAGATTGAgaagatgaatgaagaagagtTAATGGAGGAAAGTAGGGAGGAG AGGTGCAAGAGGAATTTCATTCAGGGTATTCAAAACCAACATGGTAATTGGGTGGAGGATATTGGAGAAGTGGCAGAGGTGGctattaattattttgagaCAATTTTTCACTCAGGTACTTATGAGAGAATGGAAGAATGTCTGAACACAGTCCCTCAAAAGATGACTACAGAGATTACAGAAGAGTTGACAAGGCTGTATAGTGTCGAGGAAGTAAAAACAGCATTATTTCAGATGGGACCGACCAAAGCTCCAGGACCCGATGGTATGAATGCTCTTTTTTACCAAAAGTTTTGGCATATAGTTGGTAATGATGTTTGTTCTGCTGTGTTGGATTTTTTGAATTCTGGAACAATGTTACCTGAAATAAATTACACTCATATTGTTCTTATTCCAAAAGTTAAGTCACCAGAGAAGATGACAGATTTCAGACCTATTAGTTTGTGTAacataatttacaaaattatttctaaagTTTTGGCTAATAGACTGAAAATTATTCTACCCCAGTTGATCTCCCCCACCCAGAGTGCTTTTGTGCCAGGAAGACTTATAACTGATAACGTGCTACTAGCTTATGAAACCTTACATGCCATGCATGGgagaaaaaaggggaagaaagGAACCCTAGCTTTGAAACTTGATGTCAGTAAGGCTTATGATCAAGTGGAATGGGATTTTTTGAAGGGTATGATGATTAGATTGGGATTTCTGGGGGTATGGATTAATAGGGTGATGAGTTGTGTCTCCACTCCTTCTATTTCAGTTCGGATTAATGGTAAAGCATATGGAAATATTATCCCTTCAAGAGGGCTCCGCCAAGGGGACCCTTTATCACCTTATCTGTTTCTTTTGTGTGCAGAAGGGTTTACGTCTTTGCTTTCCAAAGCAGAATTTGAAGGGCGGCTTCATGGGGTCCAAATTTGTAGACGGGCTCCATGTATTTCACACTTGCTTTTTGCTGATGACTCCTTAATATTCTTTCAGGCAAATCAGGAGGAAGTGCAAGAGGTCTCTAATACATTGCATTTGTATGCAGAAGCCTCTGGACAATGCATTAATTTTGAGAAGTCATCTGCATATTTTAGTAGTAATACTTCTGAGAGACAAAGACAATGGATTAAGCAAGCTTTGGGAGTAAGGGAAGTGGACAGATTTGATTCTTATTTGGGGCTGCTGACTTTGGTTGGGAGGGCCAAATATCAAACTTTTGCATATCTTAAGGAACGGGTGTGGAAAAAACTCCAGGGGTGGAAAGGCAAAATGTTATCTCGTGCTAGAAAAGAAGTTCTTATCAAAGCAGTGGCCCAATCAATCCCAACATATACTATGGGAGTCTTCTTGTTACCG gaagGTGGTATGGGATTCCGGGATATTAGGAGTTTTAATCTAGCTATGCTAGCAAAGCAAGGGTGGAGGCTGACTCAAGACCAAGACTCACTGTTAACTAGGTGTTTCAAGACCAAGTACTTTCCAAGATGTAGTTTTCTGGAGGCAGCTGATTGTCCTAACAGCTCCTATGTTTGGAAGAGTGTGTTGGTTGCTCAAAATATTCTACAAACAGGGTGTTATTGGAGGGTGGGCACAGGTTCCTCAATACGAGTAAAGGAAGACAAGTGGATACCAAATCATCCTGAGAATAAGGTGTTGTTTCCAACTGAAAATGATGAATGGGAATGGAGAGTCTTAGAATTAATTGATTGGAATGTGCACAGATGGGATAGGGAGAGGATTTATATGTGTTTCAATCAGTTTGATACTGAGGCAATTCTGAAAATTACGTTGAGCAGGAGACATGTACAAGACAGATTGGTCTGGAAGTTTGGGCGCAAGGGGAAGTACGAGGTTAAGTCGGGTTATCATATGGCTCGTATGTTAGATGGAGACACCAATGGAAGGGAGGAGAGTGCAGTCCCAAGGAGAAACCACCGACTCTGGAACCAACTTTGGCAACTCCAT GAAGATAGGTGTGATTTATGCAGACGGTATCCAGAGACGATTGTCCATGCAATATGGGATTGTAGTGCTGCTCAGGACGTTTGGGCTGGGTCCACTGTCCGGATACAGAAGTGTGGTGGGGAGTTTGATGATTTTATGCAGCTTTTTCATGCTATGATGGCCAAACTTTCAGTTGAAGAGCTCGAGACTTTTTTAGTCCAATGCTGGCTTATTTGGCATCATAGAAACTCGCTGTTATATGGTGGTAGCATGCAACATCCTGTGCAGTTAAACAAGAGAGCCACAGATTATCTAAAGGAGTACCAAGAGGCTCAGAGTTCCTTGGCAGTTGGTTCG CTATATAAGCTGAATTTTGATGCGGCTATCTTCGCTAATAGTTCAGGGATTGGTGTGGTGATCCGGAACGCTGCTGGGGAGGTTATGACAGCTCTTTCTGCAAGGGGGGCAGTGGTGATTAACAGTGAGGAAGCGGAAGCGATGGCCTGCCGGAAAGCTCTAGAGTTTGCTATTGATGCAGGGTTCTCGGAACTGGTTGTGGAAGGGGACAACTCGGTAGTTTTGTCCTCTGTTTCATCCACTAATCCAGACTGGTCGTGCTTGGGGGTGATTTATGATTATATTAGACACTTAGCAGCAGGTCTTCATTATGTCTCTTTTAATTGTATTCGGCGTGGTGCCAATTCAATAGCCCATTCACTAGCTAGATATGCTAATGTTCTAGATGAGGAAGTTGTGTGGTTGGAAGATTCTCTGCCACCAGCTCATGATGCTTTGTACTTTGACTCTTCTTTTCTAAATGAATGA